A single region of the Epinephelus moara isolate mb chromosome 12, YSFRI_EMoa_1.0, whole genome shotgun sequence genome encodes:
- the xrcc3 gene encoding DNA repair protein XRCC3, translating into MDWDQLELHPRIIAAVRRAKLKSIRDVLCVSGPDLQRLTGLSRSDVQQLLTAAATTCRRHPPTPALLLQRGECGGFKSDLRLSVGCPVLDELLRGGLPAGGITEVSGESGAGKTQLALQLCLSVQYPTEYRGLNSGAVYICTEDSFPNRRLQQLIREQSSLRTDVPPSLISSLQFSDHIYIEHAADLDSLQVCLSRRVPLLLARGLVRLLVVDSVAALFRAEFQAADWLERSKQLMTFSSTLHHLSLEFTTPVLCINQVTDVFSSSDDSLGPLSSSVSPALGLVWANQVMVRLMMRRLQGTVARGNQSSALRRLEVVFAPHLARDGRDAAVWREGVRGVQT; encoded by the exons ATGGACTGGGACCAGCTGGAGCTCCACCCGCGGATCATAGCGGCCGTCCGGAGAG CTAAACTGAAGTCCATCAGGGACGTGTTGTGTGTTTCTGGTCCAGACCTGCAGAGACTCACCGGCCTGTCACGCTCAGACGTCCAGCAGCTGCTCACCGCCGCCGCCACCACTTGCAGACGTCACCCTCCAACCCCAG ccctcctcctccagcGTGGAGAGTGTGGCGGGTTCAAGTCCGACCTCAGACTCAGTGTCGGGTGTCCCGTACTGGACGAGCTGCTGAGGGGGGGTCTACCTGCGGGCGGCATCACCGAGGTGTCGGGAGAGAGCGGAGCGGGGAAGACTCAGCTggctctgcagctctgtctgtctgtgcagtaCCCGACAGAGTACAGAGGGCTGAACTCAG gagcGGTGTACATCTGCACTGAGGACTCGTTTCCCAACAGACGTCTGCAGCAGCTGATCAGAGAACAGTCCAGTCTGCGCACCGACGTCCCTCCGTCCCTGATCAGCAGCCTCCAGTTCAGTGACCACATCTACATCGAACATGCTGCCGACCTG GACTCGCTGCAGGTGTGTCTGTCCCGCCGTGTCCCCCTGCTGCTGGCTCGCGGTCTGGTCCGCCTCCTGGTGGTGGACTCTGTGGCGGCTCTGTTCAGGGCTGAGTTCCAGGCTGCTGATTGGCTGGAGAGGAGCAAACAGCTGATGACCTTCTCCTCCACACTGCACCACCTGAGCCTGGAGTTCACCACACCTGTCCTCTGCATCaaccag gTGACGGATGTTTTCAGCAGCTCAGACGACAGTTTGgg CCCTCTGTCCTCCAGCGTGTCCCCAGCTCTGGGGTTGGTCTGGGCCAATCAGGTGATGGTTCGGCTGATGATGCGGCGTCTTCAGGGGACAGTCGCCCGTGGCAACCAGAGCAGCGCCCTCCGCAGGCTGGAGGTTGTGTTTGCTCCTCACCTGGCCCGAGACGGGCGAGACGCTGCTGTGTGGAGAGAGGGGGTCCGAGGAGTTCAGACATGA